The sequence GGATGGGCGTGATGCTGTCCGCCGGCGGCGCGTTTCAATGGTGGAAAAACCGTTTCGGCTACGAGGAGCTGGAACGGGCGGCAGCCGAAGGCCGGGACGTGTACGATTGCCTCACGGAGCTTGCCGCAAGCGCTCCGCCGGGAAGCGAAGGCCTGTTGTTCCTGCCTTACCTCACCGGCGAACGGACGCCGCATCCCGATCCGCTGGCCCGGGGGGGGTTCGTGGGCCTGAACGTCCGCCACGACAAAGCCCACTTGACGAGAGCGGTGCTCGAAGGCATTACGTTCGGTCTCCGGGATTCCCTGGAGCTGATCAAGGAATCCGGCATCGCCATCACGGAGCTGCGCGTCAACGGCGGAGGAGCGCGCAGTCCTTTCTGGAGACAGATGATCGCCGATATCTTCGGGTATCCGGTCGTCACGGTCAACTCGACGGACGGTCCCGCTTACGGCGCCGCCGTCATGGCCGCCTCCGGCGTGCTCGGCCGTTCGATTGAATCGCTGTGCGGCGAATGGATCAAGACGGTGGACCGCACCGAACCGAACGAAGCGAACCGCGCCGCCTACGAGCCATATTACGAAGTATACCGCTGCCTTTATCCGGCGCTGCGCGACTCGTTCCGCCGCCTGAGCGCGCTGGCGGGCCAATAATCGAACAAACGGCGCATCGTCCTTCGATCCCGGGACGATGCGCCGTTTGCTTTGCGGGACATCCCGCAAAGCAAAAACCCCGCCCGAAGGCGAGGTTTCCGTCTAACCCGTATAACATTCACCCGCAGATGCCGGCCGGCAAACTGTTTTTGAAACCCGCTCTCGCAGGTGGGTGTCCGCAGCCGCGAATTTGAAGTCCCCGCAAGGGGGCATGTCAGCCGCGCGGCGATTAAGACTCCCTTCAACAATCCATTGGTTCAAAACAATCATAACCGATCGAACATCGCAGGAGAACCTTTTGCTTACTTGACATTATACCCGATTTGCCGCAAAAGTAAACGGAAATTCGTGGAATGGAACCCATTTTCGAATCTACGGCGTTTTTAATCCCGCCGTTCACGATTCCCGTCGGATTCGCCGCCGGACGGCAAGACCTGACCGTTCTCGCGGTTATTCGGCGCGTCCTCGGACCGGTCGGATGCATCCTCGCCTTCTTCCCCTGCGGCCTCCTCTTGCCGCTTCGCCTCTTCTTTCTCCTTCCATTTCTCCTGTTTGTCCTGCATCCGCGTGAACAGGCGGTAAAACTGGAAGAAGCTGTTGAGCCCGATCAGGCTGCCGAGGAAAAACGGAATCAGGAACGTGTACTTGGAGCTGATGTACAACAAGAATCCGTTCGTGACGAGCAGCGCGACGGAATTCAGCGGCGCGCCGATCGTCAGCAAAAACGTATTTTTCAGCAATTGTCCGAACGTGAGATTCAGATGAGACAGCAAGGAAAAGAAATTAAACAGCGCTGCGGCGTAAAGCACCGCAAATACGATAAAAACGATCCCTAAAAAGTTCCAGCCGGATTCTTGGGATATGTAGAACCGGTAATCCGCGTACAACACGTAGCCGAGCAGCACGAACACGACGCCGCCAAGCACGGCCTGCTTGAAATTTTCTTTGTACGACCGAAAAAACGTTTTCAACAATGGCGCGTCGGTGTCGCCCATCACCCATTTGCGGGTCATGGAGAACATGGCGGACGTACCGGGAAAGAAAAAGAGCGGCATGGACAGCGACACCCAGAACAAAACGCCCTGGAAGGCCGCCAGTTGCTCTTGCTCCGTGCCTTGGATGGCGCCTACGCCGAATATGCCGAGCAGCAGGATGAAAAAAGGGAGAGATACCAAAATCCACAATACATTGGTGACGGACAACCTCATGATCCATTCGGAGATTCGGTAGAGACCGCCCATCATGCCGCGCATTTCCACGACAGTCATCCCCCATTCTGCGGTAGTTGCGAGTCGCGTCGATCGGATTGAAGAGTCGATTTTGGAAAAGAGCCCCGGGCTTTCCGGCCAAGGGCTCCTCCGTTACCTGGCAAGCTTATTCCTGGTTCGCGCTGTCCTGCCGCTGAGCGCGATCGCCGCCGTAATCCCGGCGGCGGTCGTCGCCGTAGCCGCCACGGCCGTTGTTACCGCCGCGGCTGCCGCCATAACCGCCACGGCTTCCGCCGTAGCCGCCTCGGCCGCCATAGCCGCCGCGCCCGTCACGGTTGCCGCTGCCGAAGTTCACGCGGCGCCCGCTGGAGCGGACATCGTTGAACGGACGGCGTTTTTTGGCCCGGATCGGATCTTCCGGCGTCAGCTCGATCACGACATCTTTCTTGTCGCCCGTCAGCAGCTTAAACGCGGCAGACAGCAGATGAACGGAATCGTATTGTTCGAGCAGTTGAATCGAAATTCCCTTGTATTCGGAGAATTCTTCCTTCTCGATCACTTCGATGAGACGTTCCGCGATCACCTTTTGTTTGCCTTCGATCGCATCGGCCATGCTTGGCATCGGCTTGCGGGCGATCCGATGGCGCGTGATGCGTTCGATCAGATGCAGATGGTCGATCTCGCGCGGCGTCACGAACGTCCACGCGGTTCCTTCGCGGCCCGCGCGGCCCGTACGGCCGATGCGATGGACGTAGCTCTCCGGGTCCTGCGGAAGGTCGAAGTTGATGACGTGGGTCACGCCCGACACGTCCAGGCCGCGGGCCGCGACATCCGTCGCCACGAGCACGTCGATGCTGTTCTCGCGGAACTTGCGCATGACGTTATCCCGTTGATTTTGGGACAGATCGCCATGCAGCCCTTCGGCGGAATAACCGCGCTTCTGAAGCGCTTCGGACAACTCGTCGACGCGGCGCTTCGTCCGGCCGAACACGATCGCCAGCTCCGGCGATTCCATATCCAGCAGCCGGCACAGCACTTCGAATTTTTGTCTCTCGTTGAGTTCGATATACGCCTGCTGGATGGAAGGCGCGCTCACCTGCTTCGGCACGACCGACACATGCTCGGGATTGCGAAGGAATTGGTTGGCGAGCCGTTGGATGTTCGGAGGCATCGTCGCCGAGAACAGCATCGTGTGACGGTTTTCGGGAACCAGGCTGAGAATGGACGTAATATCGTCCATGAAGCCCATATCCAGCATCTCGTCGGCTTCGTCCAGCACGACCGTCTGAACGTCGTCGAGCTTGATCGTTTTTCGGTTGATGTGATCCAGCAGACGTCCCGGCGTACCGATGATGATCTGCGGTTTTTTCTTCAGGGCGCGAATTTGGCGGGAGATGTCTTGACCGCCGTAAATCGGCAGCGAGCGGATGCCCTTGAACCGCCCCAGTTTGCTGATTTCTTCGGCGACCTGGATCGCCAGCTCGCGAGTCGGGCACATGATCAGGGAGACGATGCGCTCCTCGCTCGGTTGGATTTTGCTCACCAGCGGGATGCCGAAAGCGGCCGTCTTGCCTGTTCCGGTCTGCGCCTGTCCGATCAAATCTCTGCCTTCCATCGCTATCGGGATGGTCTTCTCCTGAATGGGCGTCGCTTCCTCAAATCCCATTTCGGTAATAGCGCGAAGCACCTTTGGATCGAGACCGAGTTCTTGAAATGTCACCAATCGTTCCTACTCCTTTTCCTAAGCCGGCTGTTAAGCCGGTCTGCTCATGTATCTAATGTTTATCCCGACAAGTATACCATAGAGTTTTATTCTTTTTCCAGTCAAGGTATGGCGGAGACTCCGAATTCGGATACTATCCCCAGAGGTGGGTCCGCATGAACGGCAATCCGAAGAGCGGTTCGGGCGCTTTATCCGGCGTTTTGAAATACGTGCGCCATATCCGCGACACGGCGATCGTCTCGCTCGGGGCGCTCGCCATATCCGCAGGCTTCAACTTGTTTCTTATTCCGCAACAATTGTTGAGCGGGGGCGTCTCCGGCATCGCCATGATCGTCGGATATTATACGGGATTCGAGATTCCGATCCTGTATCTGGTGCTGAATCTGCCCATTTTGATCTGGGGGCTCGTCTCCATCGGCCGGCGCTTCGTGGCGCTCAGCATCTGGTCCGTCGCCCTGACGACCTGGCTGATGCAGCTCCTGCCCGTGCCGTCTGGCGCGTCCATCGATCCGGTTCTCGCCTCCGTCTTCGGCGGGGTGCTCGTCGGCGCCGGCACCGGGTATTCGCTCCGCTTCGGCGGCTCCAGCGGCGGATTCGACATCCTCGGCTCCATCTTGACGCGCCGGCTTGATTTCCCCCTGGGCATGGTCATCTTCGCGCTGAACGGCATCGTCGTGCTCGCTCTCGGCTATTTGTACGGCTGGGGGCTCGCGCTGTATTCGATGCTCTCGATCTACATTACGGGCAAAATCGTCGATATGATCCATATCCGCCACATCAAGGTGACCGCCTTCATCGTGACCTCGCGGACGAAGGAGATCGCCGAGCGGCTGCTGAACATCCCCCGAGGGGTCACGGTAATCAGCACCAGGGGCGCCTTCAGCAATACGGAACGCGATATGCTGATGACCGTCACGACACGGTACGAGCTCGCCGACTTGCGCCGGATTATCCGGGAAGTCGACCCGAGAGCGTTCGTCAATATCGTGGAGACCGTCGAAGTTCTCGGCGAGTTCCGCCGGACACGTTCCCCTTGAAGCCCGCAATGTGCTATAATAAAGAGCGCGCGCAACTCTGGCGCCTCCGCCTGTTCACTAGCGATACGTCGGCAATCTGTTTTTTGAGCGGTTCGGGTACTGATTCGACATGGATCGGGAGGGAAACGCATGGAAACGGTCACGTTATCACGACTGGTGAAGGAGTTCGCTCCGGAATGGCGGGAGGTACTCAGCAAGGACGAGCTGGATTCCCTGATCGTGCTCCGCGACGGAGTATCCGCGCTGGAACCGGAGGATGTGCTGGAGATCGTCCAGCACAGCATTTGCGAACATCAGCACAACAAACTCCTCAATTGAGCCACCGGCCGCGGCAGAAGCCGCGGCCGAGCTTTTTCGCCGCGGGCCGGTCATTCGGGATTCAGTTCGATGACGTAACCCGCGCCCTTTTCGATGCGTTTTTTCTCGATAACCGCCATCGACCGGACCTTCGGCGGGGCGATATAATATTTTTCAAGCGTCACTTCGGCGTGCGCAAACGCAGCGGCATCCGATTCCGCGATGACGACAAGCGCAACCGACTTGTCTTCCAATTCCGCTTCAACCCTGTACATAAACATGTTTGCAAGCTCTCCCTTTCTCGTTCCGGCCGGCCGGAGTCTCCTCGTCAAGTCCGGTTATTATCGTAACAGATTCGCCGGCGTTTTGCGAACGAAGAAACGGAGATTTACAATAAGGTTCAAATCCCGTCAATCTGCTGAGGAGGTCGTCCCATGTTACGCATCGGTCAAGCGGCTCCCGTCTTCACGGCGGACAGCACGCAAGGAAGCATTCGGCTGGAGGAGCATATCGGCAAGCGGCCGATCGTGCTGATCTTCTATCCGAAGGACAATACGCCCGGCTGCACGGCCCAACTGTGCGCGGTGCGCGACTCGCGCCGGCAGTACGCCGAATACGACGCGCTCGTGCTGGGCGTCAACGCCGGTTCGCTGGAATCCCACCGCCAGTTCGCCGAAAAGCACGGCTACGATTTTCCGATCGTTCACGACGAAGGCGGCCGCATCCGCGACTTGTACGATGTCGGCAAAATATTGGGGCTGTTCCTCCAACAGCGGGTCGTATACGCGATCGGCCGGACCGGACGGATCATCTTCGCGCAAAAAGGCCATCCGCCGACAGCCGACATCCTGGAAGCGCTGAAGTACGACCGCGAAGGGCGGCGCATGCCGCTGGAAGCCGAACCGACGGAGGAGATCGAAGAATGAAAGCCGTTATCTATACGTCCGTCCCGTTGGATCAGCCGATTGCGAGGCAGTTGTCGCAGCTCCCTGCCGGCATCGAGCTGAGCGTGTGCCGCAATCCGGAGGAAGCCGCCGCCGAATTGGCCGATGCCGAAGCGCTGCTGATCGGCGGACGCATGAGCGCCGAGCTGCTGGAGCAGGCTCCCCGGCTGCGATGGATTCAGACCTTTTCCGCCGGCGTGGATCATCTCCCGCTGGAGGCGATCTCGCGCCGGGGCATCATCCTGACGGACGCTTCCGGCATCCACCGCATCCAGATGGCCGAATACGCCATCTGGCAGATGCTCAACTGGGTGCGGCGCGGACCGGAGCTGGCCCGGCTGCAGGCGCAAGCGTCCTGGAATCACCGGCTGGAGGTCGGCGAGCTTCACGGCTGCGCGGTCGGCATCGTCGGCGCGGGCGAGATCGGGCGCGCCGTTGCCCGGAAAGCCCGCGCGTTCGACATGACCGTGCTCGCCTACAACCGCAGCGGCAGCCCCGTTCCCGAAGCCGACCGGCTGTACACCGGCAGGCAGGGACTGCATGAGCTGCTGGCGGCCAGCGACTTCGTCGTCGTCGCGCTGCCCCTGACGCCCGAAACCAACGGCCTGATCGGGAGCGAGGAGCTGCGCCGGATGAAACCGGGCGCGTTCCTCGTGAACCTGGCCCGAGGGAGCGTCGTCCGCGAGAGCGACCTGATCGCCGCGCTTCGGGACGGCACGATCGCCGGGGCTGGACTCGACGTCTTCGAACGCGAGCCGCTTCCTCCGGAGTCGCCGCTGTGGCGCATGCCCAACGTCGTCGTGACGCCGCATATCGCCGGTTCGACGCCGCATTATCACGATCGGGCGCTGGCGCTGTTCCGCGATAACCTCGAACGGCTCGCCGGCGGCCGGCCGCTCCGCAACGTCGTGTCCTTCGAAGCCGGCTACTGAGCCGCACGCGCAAAAACCCGGAGATTCCCCTGGTCAACAGGCAAGGGATCTCCGGGTTTCTTGTCTTCGAACCTTCCGCGAATTAAAAAAAAGCCCGGGGTCGACTACCCCGGACCACGTTCGCGTCCGCCTTATTGCGACAGGCGCGCCGCCAGCTCGTACAGCTCCATGTTAAACGGTTTTTTGCTGTTGACGACGATATCGATATCGGTCGCGACCAGCTCGCCCTTAATGATGCCGCAAGCTTTGCCGGATTCGCCTTCGATCAGCTTGCGGACCGCAAAGTCTCCCAGACGGCTGGCCAGCACCCGGTCGTTGTGCGTCGGCGTGCCGCCGCGCTGGATATGGCCGAGCACCGTGACGCGGGACTCGATGCCGTTCATCTCGAACAGCTTGTTGGCGATGTCATGTCCGCTGCCGACGCCTTCGGCCACGACGATGATGCTGTGCCGCTTGCCGTTGGTGAAGTTCTCCTTCATGCGGTTGGCTACGCTCACCAGATCAACGGGCACTTCGGGCACGAGGATCGATTCCGCCCCGCTGGCCAGGCCGGCGTAGAGCGCGATATCGCCGCAATGGCGGCCCATAACCTCAACGACCGACGAACGCTCATGCGACGTCATCGTGTCCCGCAGTTTGTTGATCGCGTCCACGACGATGCTCACCGCGGTGTCGAAGCCGATCGTAAAATCCGTATACGCGATGTCGTTGTCGATCGTACCCGGCAGCGCCATCGTTTTGATGCCGAGCTTGCTCAGCTTGTTGGCGCCCTGGTAAGAACCGTCGCCGCCGATCACGACCAGTCCATCGATGCCGTGCTTGCGAAGGATGTCCGCCCCGCGCTGTTGGCCTTCGGGCGTCAAAAATTCCTTGCAGCGGGCCGTCTGCAGGATCGTGCCGCCGCGCTGGATAATGTCGCCTACGCTGCGGAGGTCCATCGGGCGGATATCTTCGTTGATCAGCCCCAGATAGCCGCGCTGAATTCCGTACACTTGCAGGCCGTGGAACAACGCGCTGCGCACGACAGAACGCACGGCGGCGTTCATGCCCTGGGAATCGCCCCCGCTGGTTAATACGGCAATGGATTTGACTTGAGACATAAGCATCCTCCTGCTCTTATGGAAAAGTTGAAGAAATGGTATCGTTAATCGTTGCGCCGGTCCCGCCGGCCCTTGGCCCGTCCCGTCATTCCGTCTGCGCGCGTTCGCGCCGCAGCGGCTGGCGCAAGCTGCGGGCGCGTATGTAGACGCTGTTGCCCCAGAAAAACAGCCGCATCCAGGGACTTCGGCGCATCAGACGGCGCCGGATGTGCCGAACGTCTTGTTGCCCCGATACTTTCGGGTCGGACAAATACAACGCCAGCAAGCCTTCGATGATCATCCGGTGAAACCGCCTCTCCGGCAACGCGGCCACGGCTTCCCGGGCCCGTTCCGCAACAAGCGCGATCCGTTCGGCCGTCTCCTCCCGCCCGCTGTAATAGCTGCAGAAGTTGAGATCGCCGCCCAGCCGGTCTTCCTCCTGATCGATCAAATAATCGAGCAGAATGTGCAGGCCGCATACGTACGGGAAATAAGCCTGCCGGATAGCCGCGACCCGTTCGGGCCGAAGGCCGGGATCGGCGGCGGCCGTAAACAGATAAAACATGGCCAATGTGGAGCCTGCCGCCGCCGCGAATTCGTTCCATTTGATGTCCGGATATCCGTCGCGATGGCGCTCCCACCAATCGAGCAGAGCCGTCTCCCGCAGATCCTTGCGAATATGCTTGTAGACCTGCAGATCTCCGTAAAGCCCCACGAGCCTGTCCACCTCGGACCGGACAAGCCCGTAAGAAGGCAGCCGCCTCACGCAGTTCTGACAAGTCCGGACGAGTTCGTCCAAATACCCGCCGTCGTCCCGCTCCCGGCGCAAGGCGTAATAGTCCGCCGGTTCCGCGTCGGGGTCGACCGCATCCAGCATCGACCGATGCAGCAGCCGGAAGTCGTCGGGATCGAGCGACGTGCTCCTGTCGCACAGATTGTCCAGATAATCGCTGATCGTCTGAAGCGCGACAATGAGCGGGATCAGCACGTTCGCCGCCGCGGGATGGAGCGCGGCGAACACGGCTCCGCCCTGGCAATGAAACTCTTTGCCGGCGATGCTGGCAAGAGCCTGGGTTCTCAGCTCCGGATCGGGGATGGACCCGGCGCGCCGCTTCCACACGTCCAGCGCCTCCCTGACGCCGGGGAGAACCTGGCGGTATACCCGATACATCAGCGACAAGGGCCCTGCCGGCGCCCGCTCGCTCCGCTGTGCGTTCACATGATCCACCCCGTTCATTATAGCCTATATCCCGCGCCGACGGAACATATCGGTTTTTACCCGTGCCGTTTGCCGTCTTCCGGCGCGCGGGCTTCGCCGTCCGTCGCCAGATCCTGCTGCGTCCGGTACCACAGATGCAGATCGGTAATCCGGCTCGCCAGCTCCGCGATGTCGGCATTCAGCTCGCAGCAGAGCCGGAAATCTTCCTCCTGGTCCATACGCGTCTGCTTTTCTATGATTTGGCGCTCCAACCGGATAATTTGATCGGGGATGCGTCCCCGGATCTGTTCCCATTCCGCAAGCGCCCGGATTCTCTCTTCGATCGGAATGTCGTCCCAGTTGCCCTGCAACGCCGGCAGCGGGATTCCGAGCCGGGCATCCTCCACGAACGATATCGCAGCCAACCGTGTTCCTCCTCCCAATCGCCATTCTTTTATTTTACCACGAGAACCGCAAAACGCGCATCATTCGTGGTATACTGGTTGAATCGGCCGGGAGATTCCGCCGTCATCTTATGCATATGGAACCGTACGCGGAACAAGGAGCGGAACGGTCGCCAAACGATCGGATGGAAACGGGAGGGCCAAGAAAAAAATGCAGACGATTGACGACAGACGCGTAACGTTACGGCAACTGCTTGTTTTTTTTCTGCCTCTGGGCTTGTCCGCAAGCCTCGTTACGATCTCGCATGTCATTATTAACGGGACATTGGCGCGCTCGCTTCACCCGGAAGCCGTAATCGCCGCTTATACGATCGCGATGAGCATGCTCGGCTTTACGGAGCGGCCCGCCGTCCTGCTGAGGCAGACCTGTTCGGCGCTCGTCCGCGACCGCCGGTCGTTCCGGGCCATGTCGGCGGTCGCCTGGACCGTGCTGGGCAGTATATTTATCTACGGACTTGTCATTTCATATACGCCGGCGGGAGAATGGATATTCCGCTCGCTGTTCGGCGCCGACGAGCATTTGCTGCCGGCCGTTCTGGCAGCCTACCGCGTGTTAATGTTCGTCAGCATTTTTTCCGGCATCCGCTGCCTGTATCACGGCATCATCATCAGCAACATGCGGACGAAGTGGCTGACGATCGGCATGATTATCCGGCTGGCCGGCATGTACGTCCTGTCTCTCTGGTTCACCCAAATCTACGGCGTAAAAGGAGCTTGGGTCGGGGCCGTCATCTTCTCCGTCGGCATGGCGATCGAAGCGGCCCTCAGCTTCGGTGAGGGACACCGGCTGTACCGGCGCATGCCGGATGTGCGGGAAGATCACGCCGTCAGCCGGCCTCGCGACATTTTTTCGTTCTACCGTCCGCTGCTGCTGTCCTCCTTCGTGGCGGTCTGGATCGGTCCCGTCATCTCCAAAATGATGGGGTACACCGACAACCTGGCGGTGTCGCTCGCTTCGTTCGGCGTCGCGGGCAGCTTGACGCAGCTTGTGATGAGTTTCTTCTCGTATCTGCACCAGATCGTGCTGAATTTTTACCGCAAGGACGCGGCGGCCGTGCGCAGATTCGCCCTCCTGTTCGGGTTTATGCCCGCCCTGCTGCTCGGCGTCATGGCGTATACGTCCGTCGGGCCCTGGATCATGCAGCATGTGCTCGGCATCAGCGGCAATCTGCTTAACGAAAGCCTGCGCACCCTGCGCGTGTTTATGCTCATGACGCTGGCTTTCCCGTGGCTCGATATCGGCAACGGCCTGCTGATGCTGCAAGGGCAGACCAAAGTCATGCTGCGGTCCCAGCTCGCCAATCTGACGGCAACCGTCCTGACGCTGGCGGTGTTCGTCTCCCTGGCGCCCGGCTGGAACGGCGCGATCGCCGCGCTTGCCCAATCCGGCGGCGTGGTTGCGGAGCTGTGCACCGTCTATTTGGCGCTCTACCTGGGCGCGAGAAATCAAAACCAAAACCGCCTGCCAGGCGCGAGGGGAATGCAGTTGTGATCCGTACATTCACGTTTTTCTACTATACGTCCATGGGCCTGATCGTCACTTATTTCCCGCTGTATTTCAGCGATAAAGGATTCACCGAAGCGCAGCTCGGCCTCCTGTACGCGTCCGGACCGTTTATTTCGATCGCCTCCAGCCTGTTCTGGGGCATTCTCAGCGACAAGCTGCAGACGGTCCGGAAAATCATGATCGTGCTGTTCGCCGGACAACTGTCGCTGATCGCCGCGCTGACGGGCATTGATTCGTTCTGGCCGCTGGTGGCGGCGATGATCGGCTTTTATTTCTTTCAGACGTCCGTCAACCCGCTGAACGACAGCTTGATCCTGCTTACGGTTCAACGCACGGGAGGCAAGCCTTCCTACCCTTCCTACCGGGTATGGGGATCGATCGGGTTCGCGGTGTCGGCGCTTGTCTGCGGCCAGGCGATGAAGCTTGTCGGCATCGACAAGACGCTGATCTTTACGTTTTGCAGCCTGTCGGTCGCGCTGGCTCTGGCGTTCTCGCTGCCCGAGCGTCAGGGGATGGATAAAAAGATGGAATTCCGCGGGGCCCTTCGCATCGTCGGCTCCCGGGCTGCCTTGTCCTTTCTGTTTATGGTGCTGCTGATCTCGCTGTCGCACCGGATGAACGACGCGTTTCTGGCCTTGCATATGCGCGAGCTGGGCGCTTCGGAGACTTGGGTCGGCTTGGCCTGGATGATCAGCGCCACCAGCGAGATTCCGGTGTTTTTCCTGCTGGCGAGATACGGGGACCGCTTCAAGGAGCTGCCGCTTCTCGCGATCTCCGCTTTCGTGTACACGATCCGGTTTATGCTTACGGGATATGTATCCAGCCCGGCGGCGATCATCGTCCTGCAGGCGATGCACAGCCTTTCTTACGGCATCTTCATGCTGACGGCCATGCGTTATCTGCAAACGATCGTGCCCGACGAATACCGCGCGACCGGCCAGGCGGTGTATACCGTTGTCTGGTCGGGTCTCGCCGGACTCGGGGCCGGACTGATCGGGGGCCAGGTCGCGCAATGGGCGGGCATGGGGGCAGTCTATTACGCCTCTGCGGCATTCGCCCTGTTGGCGGGGCTGGGTTTTCTGGTGCTGCACCTGGTCCCGGCTCTGTCGCGCCGGCACGCAAGCCCGTAGGTTAATACGGCATCGCGCCGAGCGGTCCCGATTCGCGTTGGACCAGCGAGCTGATTTTCACGAACGTCCAGTCCTCGCCGATCAGCGAGCGCGCTTCGCGCAGAACGGAGGTCGTATGAAGGCCGGTGTCGCCGACATGGCCGATCGCGATCATGTGAGGAGTTCCCGGGGTTTTCGCCATTTTGCGGACTTGCTTGCGGATCGCTCCCAGGCTGTTGGAGTCGTCCAGAAACAGGACATTGCGCAGCACCGGCACGCCGACCTCCTCGCCCACCTTCGGCACGACGCTTTGGTAATTGGTGCGGCTGTCGAGGAAAAACAATCCCCGCGCTTTGCACGTCTCCAGCACGACCCGCATGACCCGCTCGTCGGCCGTCGCTTTCGATCCCATATGATTGTTCATTCCGACCGCGTGGGGAACGTCGTCTATGGCTCTCTCGACGCGCTTGCGGATTTCCTCGTCCGACAAATCCGTCGTGATGGCACCGGGCCCGAGCCAGGACGGATTGCCTCGCTTCGGCTCCATCGGCATGTGGA comes from Paenibacillus thermoaerophilus and encodes:
- a CDS encoding MFS transporter, yielding MIRTFTFFYYTSMGLIVTYFPLYFSDKGFTEAQLGLLYASGPFISIASSLFWGILSDKLQTVRKIMIVLFAGQLSLIAALTGIDSFWPLVAAMIGFYFFQTSVNPLNDSLILLTVQRTGGKPSYPSYRVWGSIGFAVSALVCGQAMKLVGIDKTLIFTFCSLSVALALAFSLPERQGMDKKMEFRGALRIVGSRAALSFLFMVLLISLSHRMNDAFLALHMRELGASETWVGLAWMISATSEIPVFFLLARYGDRFKELPLLAISAFVYTIRFMLTGYVSSPAAIIVLQAMHSLSYGIFMLTAMRYLQTIVPDEYRATGQAVYTVVWSGLAGLGAGLIGGQVAQWAGMGAVYYASAAFALLAGLGFLVLHLVPALSRRHASP
- a CDS encoding divergent polysaccharide deacetylase family protein, whose product is MKGNIDKYIGARIVLSLLLALTLFPSLAAAGPETGSQTRKVAAIVIDDLGNGMTGTEKLWELDYPITVAVMPFLRTTKLDAEEAHRRGYDVLVHMPMEPKRGNPSWLGPGAITTDLSDEEIRKRVERAIDDVPHAVGMNNHMGSKATADERVMRVVLETCKARGLFFLDSRTNYQSVVPKVGEEVGVPVLRNVLFLDDSNSLGAIRKQVRKMAKTPGTPHMIAIGHVGDTGLHTTSVLREARSLIGEDWTFVKISSLVQRESGPLGAMPY